In a genomic window of Glaciimonas sp. PCH181:
- a CDS encoding type ISP restriction/modification enzyme has translation MTPMCRPPSFPKSPTASKNAWLPGKAAHLMAFIQFLLLFSAATIVGKNCIYQVLFFIKSKSVSQTNSVEWHIIPTHDVMLDLLNIDGCNVISKQNDFIGVNFLLVFVSQLLFADKSTLQQPCNECASSCERVNNVDIFIAQGLSELHFQSIVNAMNNEDLFYYVYGLLHSDDYKTCYADNLTKELPRIPRVAKAADFWAFSKAGRTLAGLHIGYEEMQPYPTQIEGGAMLMNGFSPQDFRVEQMKFAKGKNGEKHDKTRVIYNHKITMSGIPLEAYDYVVNGKPALEWVMERQSVSEHKDSGIVNDANLWATETMQNASYPFKLFQRVITVSLETMKIVRSLPRL, from the coding sequence ATGACGCCGATGTGTCGCCCGCCCTCATTTCCAAAGTCACCGACAGCGTCAAAGAACGCATGGTTGCCTGGCAAAGCCGCCCACTTGATGGCCTTTATCCAATTTCTTTTGCTTTTTTCGGCGGCTACTATTGTCGGTAAGAACTGCATCTACCAAGTCCTCTTTTTCATAAAGAGCAAAAGTGTCAGTCAAACAAATTCCGTTGAATGGCACATAATCCCCACCCATGATGTCATGTTAGACCTGCTCAATATTGATGGCTGCAATGTAATAAGCAAGCAAAACGATTTCATTGGCGTGAATTTCTTGCTGGTATTTGTAAGCCAGTTGCTCTTTGCTGATAAGTCCACTTTGCAACAGCCGTGTAATGAATGTGCCAGTTCCTGTGAACGGGTCAATAATGTGGACATTTTTATCGCCCAAGGTTTGTCCGAACTCCATTTTCAAAGTATCGTTAATGCTATGAATAATGAAGACCTGTTTTACTATGTCTATGGCTTACTACATTCAGATGACTACAAAACCTGTTATGCCGACAACTTGACAAAGGAACTGCCCCGCATTCCCCGGGTGGCAAAGGCAGCAGACTTCTGGGCTTTTTCTAAAGCTGGAAGAACCTTAGCTGGCCTGCACATAGGCTATGAAGAGATGCAGCCTTACCCTACTCAGATTGAAGGTGGGGCCATGCTAATGAATGGCTTTAGCCCGCAAGACTTCAGAGTGGAGCAGATGAAATTTGCCAAGGGAAAGAATGGTGAGAAGCACGACAAAACCCGTGTGATTTACAACCATAAAATTACCATGTCAGGCATTCCGCTTGAAGCCTATGACTATGTGGTGAACGGCAAACCAGCGCTTGAGTGGGTGATGGAACGGCAGTCAGTGAGTGAGCACAAGGATAGCGGTATCGTCAACGATGCCAATCTGTGGGCAACCGAAACAATGCAGAATGCCAGCTACCCATTCAAGTTATTCCAACGGGTTATTACTGTGAGTTTAGAAACGATGAAAATTGTTCGGTCATTACCACGACTGTAA